A region of Argentina anserina chromosome 5, drPotAnse1.1, whole genome shotgun sequence DNA encodes the following proteins:
- the LOC126796372 gene encoding U-box domain-containing protein 38-like: protein MGGNGKHRWKISFHRSNSSSAKQPPKEFICPISGSLMSDPVIVASGQTFERLSVQVCREFGYSPELPDGTRPDFSNLIPNMAIKTTILNWCDHNHADRPQPPDLAAVEKNVRTLMEESRVDEGIRVSEMELLKGVADRPPIMFSHANTELGRGRVDHFYSSSSEESVVVASGSGSPYTPLPFATRPSCYSSSSPSSSEIVEVPALNLNSDSNSINSSPEEAELMTQLSSSVIVEQEEAVISLRKLTRTEEDLRVSLCSTRLLSALRSLIVSRYNTVQVNAVASLVNLSLEKPNKVKIVRSGFVPPLVDVLKSGCSESQEHAAGALFSLALEEDNKMAIGVLGALPPLMHALIRAESERTRHDSALALYHLTLVESNRVKLVKLNSVPTLLALSKAPGTAGRVLLILCNLAVCGEGRSAMLDANAVECLVGMLRRNELDSESTRENCVAALYALSHGSMRFRGLAREAKAVEVLSEVEKRGSERAREKAKRLLMILRGGGGGRPEEGVLDWEGVLDSGTGAVLGGTRYRVGPGRSLNAANSTTF from the coding sequence ATGGGTGGTAATGGAAAGCACAGGTGGAAGATCTCCTTCCACCGCTCCAACTCCTCCTCCGCAAAGCAACCCCCTAAAGAGTTCATCTGCCCCATTTCCGGCTCACTAATGTCCGACCCGGTCATCGTCGCCTCCGGTCAGACTTTCGAGCGCCTCTCCGTCCAGGTCTGCCGCGAATTCGGCTACTCCCCCGAGCTCCCCGACGGCACCCGGCCCGATTTCTCCAACCTAATCCCCAACATGGCCATCAAGACCACCATCCTCAACTGGTGCGACCACAACCACGCCGACCGCCCCCAGCCGCCGGACTTGGCCGCCGTCGAGAAGAACGTCCGGACGCTCATGGAGGAGAGCAGAGTCGACgaagggattagggtttcggAGATGGAGCTGCTTAAGGGAGTCGCTGACCGCCCGCCGATTATGTTCTCCCACGCCAACACCGAGCTCGGCCGCGGCCGCGTTGATCATTTCTACTCCAGCTCGTCGGAGGAGTCCGTCGTCGTCGCCTCCGGCTCCGGCAGTCCCTACACTCCTCTCCCCTTCGCGACTCGGCCGTCTTgctactcttcttcttccccgtCTTCTTCGGAAATTGTCGAAGTTCCAGCCCTAAATCTCAACTCCGATTCCAATTCGATTAATTCGAGTCCGGAAGAAGCGGAACTGATGACGCAGCTGAGCAGCTCCGTCATAGTCGAGCAAGAAGAGGCGGTAATTTCGCTGAGGAAGCTGACGAGGACAGAAGAGGACCTCCGTGTTTCTCTCTGCTCGACTCGGCTTCTCTCCGCCCTCCGATCCCTGATCGTCTCGCGCTACAACACCGTCCAAGTCAACGCCGTCGCCTCGCTGGTCAACCTCTCGCTGGAGAAGCCCAACAAGGTGAAGATCGTGCGGTCAGGATTCGTCCCGCCGCTCGTCGACGTCTTGAAGAGCGGGTGCAGCGAGTCGCAGGAGCACGCCGCCGGCGCGCTCTTCAGCCTAGCTTTGGAAGAAGACAACAAGATGGCCATCGGCGTCCTCGGCGCGCTGCCGCCTCTGATGCACGCGCTGATAAGAGCCGAGAGTGAGCGCACGCGCCACGACTCGGCGCTGGCGCTCTACCACCTGACGCTGGTGGAGAGCAACCGAGTTAAACTAGTGAAGCTGAACTCGGTGCCGACGCTGCTGGCGCTTTCCAAGGCGCCGGGGACGGCGGGGAGGGTGTTGCTGATACTGTGCAACCTGGCGGtctgcggcgaggggaggtcGGCGATGCTGGACGCGAACGCGGTGGAGTGTCTGGTGGGGATGCTGAGGAGGAACGAGTTGGACTCGGAGTCGACGCGCGAGAACTGTGTGGCGGCGCTGTACGCGCTGAGCCACGGGTCGATGAGGTTCAGGGGGCTGGCGAGGGAGGCGAAGGCGGTGGAGGTCTTGAGTGAGGTGGAGAAGAGAGGGAGTGAGAGGGCGAGGGAGAAGGCCAAGAGGTTGTTGATGATCTTGagaggcggcggcggagggAGGCCGGAGGAGGGTGTGTTGGATTGGGAGGGGGTGTTGGATTCGGGTACTGGAGCTGTGCTTGGCGGGACCCGTTACAGAGTTGGGCCGGGCAGGAGCTTGAATGCTGCCAACTCGACGACCTTTTAg